The proteins below are encoded in one region of Syntrophotalea carbinolica DSM 2380:
- a CDS encoding cupin domain-containing protein yields the protein MQRSAQEWIDHLDLIRHPEGGYFRESYRASETIPANALPHRYQGSRHYATTIYYLLQSNDFSALHRLASDEIWHFYSGSPLDIHIIDPGGQYRRACLGNDPQKGQSFQIVITAGCWFGATVTRQDSYTLTGCSVSPGFDFADFELADRQSLIAAYPAHADVIRRLTRR from the coding sequence ATGCAACGTTCGGCACAAGAATGGATCGACCACCTGGATTTGATCCGCCATCCGGAAGGCGGCTATTTCCGCGAATCATACCGTGCCTCGGAAACCATACCCGCCAACGCTTTGCCGCATCGCTACCAGGGCTCACGCCACTATGCCACGACCATTTACTACCTGCTGCAGAGCAACGACTTCTCTGCTCTGCATCGCCTGGCATCCGATGAAATATGGCATTTTTATAGCGGCTCGCCCCTTGATATCCATATCATCGACCCCGGCGGCCAATATCGCAGGGCATGCCTTGGGAACGATCCTCAAAAAGGTCAATCCTTTCAGATAGTCATTACAGCCGGATGCTGGTTCGGCGCCACGGTCACCCGACAAGACAGTTATACCCTTACCGGATGCAGCGTATCGCCGGGATTCGATTTTGCCGATTTCGAACTGGCGGACCGACAGTCCCTTATCGCCGCATACCCGGCCCATGCCGATGTTATCCGACGCCTTACACGTCGATGA